One Mycolicibacterium doricum genomic window, CACGGTCACCCGCTCGCCGTCGAGCGCCTCCACCACCGCGTCGACGGTCCCCTCACCGCCGTCGGCCATCGGGACCCCGACGCATTCGGCATCCGGGCGGACCGTGCGCACCCCGTCCCGCATGGCGGAGATGGCCTGCGCGGCGCTCATGGATTCCTTGAAGGAGTCCGGCGCGAGAACGATTCTCATCGGAGCGGGCTCAGCGCCGGCCGGCCGGCGAGCACGGCGGCCACGTTGTCGACGGCGAGGAGCCCCATTTCGTCGCCGGTGGACTCACCGGCGGTGGCGATGTGGGGGGGCGAGGACGAGGTTCGGGGTGTCGAGCAGTGCGGGGTTGGCATGGGTTCATTCTCGGACACATCCAGCGCGGCGCCACCGATACGCCGGGCGGGCAACGCTCGGCCGGGGGCGACGCGCTGGGCGTTCGACCTGGTCTCCGCCCACCTCGCGGAACGGACGCGGGGCGAGTTCGACCGCCCCTGCCGCACCGGGCTGCCCGCATGAGGCAGGATGGGTGTGCCACCTGGGGGAAGCGCCCGGCGCGTCGTAGCGAGGAAGCCGAGGATCTGATGTCGGAGCCGAACACTGACCACGGCGCCGGCGCGGCAGTCGGCGAGATCCGGCCGCTGTACTCTCGAGTGCTGCTCAAACTGGGCGGCGAGATGTTCGGCGGCGGCGCGGTGGGTCTCGACCCGGACGTCGTGCACCTGGTGGCGCGTCAGATCGCCGAAGTGGTCCGCAGCGGGGTCCAGGTCGCCGTCGTCATCGGCGGCGGTAACTTTTTCCGGGGTGCGCAGTTGCAGCAGCGCGGAATGGAACGCACCCGCAGCGACTACATGGGCATGCTCGGCACCGTGATGAACAGCCTCGCGCTGCAGGACTTCCTGGAGAAGGAAGGCATCGACACCCGCGTGCAGACGGCCATCACGATGGGTCAGGTCGCCGAGCCCTACATCCCGTTGCGTGCGGTGCGCCACCTCGAGAAGGGCCGTGTGGTGATCTTCGGCGCGGGCATGGGCCTGCCCTACTTCTCCACCGACACCACCGCCGCACAACGGGCCCTCGAGATCGGCGCCGAGGTGGTGCTGATGGCGAAGGCCGTCGACGGTGTCTACACCGCCGACCCCCGCAAGGATCCGGACGCCCAGATGCTGACGGCCATCACCCACCGCGAGGTCATCGATCGCGGGCTGGCGGTCGCCGATGCGACCGCCTTCTCGCTGTGCATG contains:
- the pyrH gene encoding UMP kinase; translation: MSEPNTDHGAGAAVGEIRPLYSRVLLKLGGEMFGGGAVGLDPDVVHLVARQIAEVVRSGVQVAVVIGGGNFFRGAQLQQRGMERTRSDYMGMLGTVMNSLALQDFLEKEGIDTRVQTAITMGQVAEPYIPLRAVRHLEKGRVVIFGAGMGLPYFSTDTTAAQRALEIGAEVVLMAKAVDGVYTADPRKDPDAQMLTAITHREVIDRGLAVADATAFSLCMDNGMPILVFNLLVDGNIARAVAGEKIGTLVTT